The Burkholderia lata genome contains a region encoding:
- a CDS encoding bifunctional 3-(3-hydroxy-phenyl)propionate/3-hydroxycinnamic acid hydroxylase: MNTESSAHGDSSVEHCDVAIVGYGPTGLVAASMLGRAGHRVIVLERWPTPYGLPRLTHIDGETARIVQASADVDHALRNAKAVDTYHYCDANGDLLLELNWTGRACGYPAHISIYQPDIEDAIDARASTFRNVTILRGWEVDTLLQDDDGVTLTAHPARGSQDAQWTGKPRAIRARYVIGADGANSFVRRTLGIERSDFGYNERWLNLDSENKRDLGEGCARTTIYCDPDRAYMHMPIGTKRTRFELRVLPNESTAEWETEEAGWKWLNDHYGFGPDDLKLLRHVVYTFETRMAERWRTGRVLLAGDAAHTMMPYMGQGACSGMRDGINLAWKLDLVLTGRACADLLDTFEAERRPHVTAITQMSLFLGQVVNEDDPRKVAERDAAFRSGNMPPMPPFPKLDHGILHDEADGTRHPTTGAPAPQGRVRRGAAEGRFDDVVGRGFQLVTREHPSRYLDDAQRAFLARLGCHVAVLSDDVSAPDAVVDLDGEQQAFMQAHGIGAYIARPDFIVFGSVAELRDLGALIDALRDKLHWSAASTEPSATSAASAAVTHAS; encoded by the coding sequence ATGAATACCGAATCGAGCGCCCACGGCGACAGCTCCGTCGAACACTGTGACGTCGCCATCGTCGGCTACGGCCCGACCGGCCTCGTCGCCGCATCGATGCTGGGCCGCGCCGGCCATCGCGTGATCGTCCTCGAACGCTGGCCGACGCCCTACGGCCTGCCGCGCCTCACGCACATCGACGGCGAAACCGCACGCATCGTGCAGGCGAGTGCCGACGTCGATCACGCGCTGCGCAATGCGAAAGCCGTCGACACCTACCATTACTGCGATGCCAACGGCGACCTGCTGCTCGAACTGAACTGGACCGGCCGCGCGTGCGGCTACCCCGCGCACATCTCGATCTACCAGCCCGACATCGAGGACGCGATCGATGCGCGCGCCAGCACCTTCAGGAATGTGACGATCCTGCGCGGCTGGGAAGTCGACACGCTGCTGCAGGACGACGACGGCGTGACGCTGACCGCCCATCCGGCGCGCGGCAGCCAGGACGCGCAATGGACCGGCAAGCCGCGCGCCATTCGCGCCCGCTACGTGATCGGCGCCGACGGCGCGAACAGCTTCGTGCGCCGCACGCTCGGCATCGAACGATCCGATTTCGGCTACAACGAGCGCTGGCTCAACCTCGATTCGGAGAACAAGCGCGATCTCGGCGAAGGCTGCGCACGCACGACGATCTACTGCGATCCGGATCGCGCGTACATGCACATGCCAATTGGCACGAAGCGCACGCGCTTCGAGCTGCGCGTGCTGCCGAACGAATCGACCGCCGAATGGGAAACGGAAGAAGCCGGCTGGAAGTGGCTCAACGACCACTACGGCTTCGGCCCGGACGACCTGAAGCTGCTGCGCCACGTCGTCTACACGTTCGAGACGCGCATGGCCGAACGCTGGCGCACCGGCCGCGTGCTGCTCGCGGGCGATGCGGCGCACACGATGATGCCGTACATGGGACAAGGCGCGTGCTCCGGCATGCGCGACGGCATCAACCTCGCGTGGAAGCTCGACCTGGTGCTGACCGGGCGCGCCTGCGCCGACCTGCTCGACACGTTCGAAGCCGAGCGCCGCCCGCACGTGACCGCGATCACGCAGATGTCGCTGTTTCTCGGGCAAGTCGTCAACGAGGACGATCCGCGCAAGGTCGCCGAGCGCGACGCGGCGTTCCGCTCCGGCAACATGCCGCCGATGCCGCCGTTCCCGAAGCTCGACCACGGCATCCTGCATGACGAAGCCGACGGCACGCGCCATCCGACGACCGGCGCACCCGCGCCGCAGGGACGCGTGCGCCGCGGCGCAGCCGAGGGCCGTTTCGACGATGTGGTCGGCCGGGGATTCCAGCTCGTCACGCGCGAACACCCTTCCCGCTACCTCGACGACGCGCAGCGTGCGTTCCTCGCGCGGCTCGGCTGTCACGTGGCCGTGCTGTCCGACGACGTGAGCGCACCGGATGCCGTGGTCGATCTCGACGGCGAGCAGCAAGCGTTCATGCAGGCGCACGGGATCGGCGCGTATATCGCGCGGCCCGATTTCATCGTGTTCGGTTCGGTGGCCGAGCTGCGCGACCTCGGCGCGCTCATCGATGCACTCCGCGACAAGCTGCACTGGTCCGCCGCGTCGACCGAGCCGTCCGCGACTTCAGCAGCCTCGGCGGCCGTCACTCACGCATCGTAA
- a CDS encoding maleylacetate reductase: MNFIYQARPARVIFGAGSLEHLEREVLELGAQRAIVLCTPEQRDLAQRIVERLGARAAGLYDRATMHVPIEIARDAQAFARSCDADCAIAIGGGSTIGLGKAIALESSLPILAIPTTYAGSEMTPIYGLTEGGLKRTGSDARVLPKTVIYDPALTVTLPVELSVTSGLNAIAHAAEGLYANNANPVMSLVAEEGIRALARGLPGVRRDPADLDARSDALYGAWLCGMVLGNVGMALHHKLCHTLGGSFNLPHAPTHTVVLPHALAYNAAHAPDAMQRIARAIGTNDAARGLYALALDNGAPVSLKAIGMQEADLDRAADLAAANPYWNPRPIERDGLRALLQDAFDGNLPGSTAR, from the coding sequence ATGAATTTCATTTACCAGGCCCGCCCCGCCCGCGTGATCTTCGGCGCAGGCAGCCTCGAGCATCTCGAACGCGAAGTGCTGGAACTGGGCGCGCAACGCGCGATCGTGCTCTGCACGCCGGAGCAGCGCGACCTCGCGCAACGCATCGTCGAGCGGCTCGGTGCGCGCGCGGCCGGACTCTACGATCGTGCGACGATGCACGTCCCGATCGAGATCGCCCGCGATGCGCAGGCGTTCGCCAGGTCGTGCGATGCCGACTGCGCGATCGCGATCGGCGGCGGCTCGACGATCGGCCTCGGCAAGGCGATCGCGCTCGAAAGCAGCCTGCCGATCCTCGCGATACCGACGACGTACGCCGGCAGCGAGATGACGCCGATCTACGGCCTGACCGAAGGCGGCCTCAAGCGCACCGGCTCCGACGCGCGCGTGTTGCCGAAAACGGTGATCTACGATCCCGCCCTCACCGTCACGCTGCCCGTCGAGCTGTCCGTGACGAGCGGCCTCAATGCGATCGCGCACGCAGCGGAAGGCCTCTACGCGAACAACGCGAATCCGGTGATGAGCCTCGTGGCCGAAGAAGGCATTCGCGCGCTCGCCCGCGGCCTGCCCGGCGTGCGGCGCGACCCGGCCGATCTCGACGCGCGCAGCGACGCGCTCTACGGCGCGTGGCTGTGCGGCATGGTGCTCGGCAACGTCGGCATGGCGCTGCACCACAAGCTCTGTCACACGCTCGGCGGCAGCTTCAACCTGCCGCACGCGCCGACCCACACGGTCGTGCTGCCGCATGCACTCGCGTACAACGCCGCACATGCGCCGGACGCGATGCAGCGGATCGCCCGCGCGATCGGCACGAACGACGCGGCACGCGGCCTCTACGCACTGGCGCTCGACAACGGCGCACCGGTCTCGTTGAAGGCGATCGGCATGCAGGAAGCCGACCTCGATCGCGCCGCCGATCTCGCGGCGGCCAATCCGTACTGGAACCCGCGCCCGATTGAACGCGACGGCCTGCGCGCGCTGCTGCAGGACGCCTTCGACGGCAACCTGCCCGGCTCGACCGCACGCTGA